A genomic region of Trueperaceae bacterium contains the following coding sequences:
- a CDS encoding tetratricopeptide repeat protein, which yields MLLLPPCLTRPHFRYWLLPLLVLLFLLPNSADAQLFDANRYLQNCLEFERGGDFETARQSCLNALASDPDLAQARLALGRIELALGNLAAAESNLQQARRQTDSPEPLLLLADLMIRSKRFDEAESVLREAAGKVQGSGSSWAARHAYLEGVLEESRGNFTEALDHFREAVRLEPGNRDYLLRLASLYFEMGEADEAQAALQSYIGRSAGADPEVTSLLGRTYWAGGDLEAAATELERALALRTARGGGGQARDLRALALVYYGLGDYEAGGLALREAMLRGNPLETFFSGNLPWLLLLLFLLAVHLVGESRIGATSSADTGEGPRIWSVGQVYGIGWAGLLCALPVAVAYGYFRYENLLSLVTPVQNSDTLAIFFVVFSLVVAVGAWRRTALNGWSPGPALLGGSERVPAGILLGLALLAATIAYRLYVPEGPFRDDYFLDLAHLTPAVAAAMLLLPLSEIFFRPFAFTAFENRYGSAFAVLISGGLSALLFATPLLLLLAIGLVLAAVYRSTRSGALTLAAQFTLHVGLLAGILLFPLLRSLFV from the coding sequence ATGCTCCTACTGCCCCCCTGCCTCACACGCCCCCACTTTCGATACTGGCTGCTTCCACTGCTGGTCCTGCTCTTCTTGCTGCCCAACAGCGCGGATGCCCAGCTGTTCGACGCCAACCGTTACCTGCAGAACTGCCTCGAGTTCGAAAGGGGCGGTGATTTCGAGACCGCCAGGCAGAGCTGCCTTAACGCCCTTGCCAGCGATCCCGACCTGGCACAGGCGCGCCTCGCCCTCGGTCGGATCGAACTCGCGCTCGGTAACCTCGCGGCCGCCGAATCGAACCTTCAGCAGGCACGGCGCCAGACGGATAGCCCTGAACCGCTCCTCCTCCTCGCCGACCTGATGATCCGCAGCAAGCGCTTCGACGAGGCGGAGAGCGTGCTTCGGGAGGCGGCTGGCAAGGTCCAGGGTTCGGGGAGCTCGTGGGCCGCGCGTCACGCCTACCTCGAAGGGGTGCTGGAGGAGAGCCGGGGCAACTTCACTGAGGCTCTCGACCACTTCCGGGAGGCGGTCAGGCTGGAGCCGGGCAACCGCGACTACCTGCTTCGGCTCGCCTCGCTCTATTTCGAGATGGGCGAGGCCGACGAAGCCCAGGCGGCGCTCCAGTCGTACATCGGCCGCTCCGCCGGCGCCGACCCCGAGGTGACTAGCCTGCTGGGCCGGACCTACTGGGCTGGAGGCGACCTGGAGGCCGCGGCCACCGAACTGGAGCGCGCTCTGGCGCTGCGCACGGCCCGAGGCGGAGGTGGGCAGGCTCGCGACCTGCGGGCGCTGGCGCTCGTCTACTACGGTTTGGGCGACTACGAGGCCGGGGGCCTGGCTTTGCGCGAAGCGATGCTGCGCGGCAACCCACTGGAGACTTTCTTCTCGGGCAACCTGCCGTGGCTCCTGCTGCTGCTGTTCCTGCTGGCGGTTCACCTGGTGGGCGAGAGCCGCATCGGCGCGACCAGCAGCGCGGACACCGGCGAAGGACCGCGGATCTGGAGCGTCGGCCAGGTCTACGGAATCGGCTGGGCCGGCCTGCTTTGCGCCCTTCCCGTAGCCGTCGCCTACGGCTATTTCCGCTACGAGAACCTGTTGTCCCTCGTCACCCCGGTGCAGAACAGCGACACCCTGGCGATCTTCTTCGTCGTCTTCTCACTGGTGGTCGCGGTGGGCGCCTGGCGTCGCACCGCGCTCAACGGCTGGTCACCCGGCCCGGCGCTGCTGGGTGGCAGCGAACGCGTACCGGCCGGGATACTACTGGGTCTGGCGTTGCTGGCTGCCACCATCGCCTACCGGCTCTACGTGCCGGAAGGCCCGTTCCGGGACGACTACTTCCTCGACCTCGCCCACCTGACCCCGGCGGTAGCCGCTGCTATGCTGCTGCTCCCGCTAAGCGAGATCTTCTTCCGTCCCTTCGCCTTCACTGCGTTCGAGAACCGTTACGGGAGCGCCTTCGCTGTGCTCATCTCTGGTGGCCTCTCTGCCCTTCTCTTCGCTACCCCGCTCCTGCTGCTCCTCGCGATTGGTCTGGTCCTCGCGGCGGTATACCGCTCGACGAGGAGCGGCGCACTTACTCTCGCTGCCCAATTCACCCTCCACGTCGGCCTCCTGGCCGGGATACTCCTGTTCCCGCTGCTGCGAAGCCTGTTCGTCTGA
- a CDS encoding response regulator transcription factor: MNKKHILIVEDDHDINRFLTLELEDAGFQVSSYESGIRGLSAVREDSPDLVVLDLGLPDLNGAEIARRIRHTDDTPIIILTAADDVGTKVEMLNAGADDYLAKPFHSDELIARINVQLRKRNGAMARKVGEMTLDATRRQAFWGEEEIRLSPREFDLLLYLCSQPGRVYSRQEIEANVWGEELPPSSNVVDVHIANIRSKLREAGGYGVIRTVRGVGYAIKG, encoded by the coding sequence ATGAACAAGAAGCACATCCTGATCGTTGAAGACGATCACGATATAAACAGGTTCCTCACGCTCGAGCTTGAAGACGCAGGTTTCCAGGTGAGCAGTTACGAGAGCGGCATCCGGGGTCTCTCGGCCGTTCGGGAAGACTCGCCCGACCTGGTGGTACTCGACCTCGGCCTGCCCGACCTGAACGGGGCAGAGATAGCCAGGCGCATCAGGCACACCGACGACACTCCGATAATCATCCTCACCGCTGCCGACGACGTGGGCACCAAAGTGGAGATGCTCAACGCCGGCGCCGACGACTACCTGGCCAAACCGTTCCACAGCGACGAGCTGATCGCCCGCATCAACGTCCAGCTGCGCAAGCGCAACGGTGCGATGGCCCGCAAGGTGGGCGAGATGACGCTCGATGCCACCCGTCGGCAGGCGTTCTGGGGCGAGGAGGAGATCCGCCTCTCCCCGCGGGAGTTCGACCTGCTGCTCTACCTCTGCTCCCAGCCCGGCCGCGTCTACAGTCGTCAGGAGATCGAAGCGAACGTATGGGGCGAGGAGCTCCCTCCCTCTTCCAACGTCGTCGACGTGCATATCGCAAACATCCGAAGCAAACTCCGGGAGGCGGGAGGTTACGGTGTCATACGGACGGTACGTGGAGTGGGCTACGCGATAAAGGGCTAG
- the phnE gene encoding phosphonate ABC transporter, permease protein PhnE: MALPEANRTAQRFRMLATVAIFVALLWVSAWQTEFAFEDLWTGANDFFAFFLNLAPDWRALDEIWAPLVETLQIAYLGTVFGTLLAAPLIFLASFNTAPNAPVMWTARGILTLIRSIPDLLYAAILAPILAIGPLPGVVALTIFTMAVLAKLASETVEAVDPGPLEALRATGAGRNRVIVYAVLPQIGATMTSYVLYVFEINVRASTVLGFVGAGGVGQLLNVYMSRFDYGGLAVLIIVIFAVVLLIDAASVYLRSRLL, encoded by the coding sequence GTGGCGCTGCCTGAGGCGAACAGGACCGCTCAGCGCTTCCGGATGCTGGCGACCGTTGCGATCTTCGTCGCTCTGCTATGGGTTTCGGCCTGGCAGACGGAGTTCGCGTTCGAGGACCTGTGGACGGGGGCGAACGACTTCTTCGCCTTCTTCCTCAACCTGGCGCCCGACTGGCGAGCCCTCGACGAGATCTGGGCTCCGCTCGTAGAGACGCTGCAGATCGCCTACCTGGGGACCGTCTTCGGCACCCTCCTGGCTGCCCCGCTGATATTCCTCGCCTCGTTCAACACCGCTCCGAACGCCCCGGTTATGTGGACCGCCCGCGGCATCCTCACGCTCATCCGCAGCATCCCCGACCTCCTCTACGCGGCCATCCTGGCGCCGATCCTGGCGATAGGGCCGCTGCCCGGAGTCGTGGCCCTGACGATCTTCACTATGGCGGTCCTCGCCAAGCTGGCCTCGGAGACGGTGGAGGCGGTCGACCCGGGCCCGTTGGAGGCGCTGCGGGCCACGGGAGCGGGTCGCAATCGCGTGATCGTCTACGCCGTGCTACCCCAGATCGGCGCGACCATGACCTCCTACGTCCTCTACGTCTTCGAGATCAACGTGCGCGCCTCGACGGTGCTCGGTTTCGTGGGCGCAGGCGGGGTTGGGCAGTTGCTCAACGTGTACATGAGCCGCTTCGACTACGGTGGCCTGGCGGTCCTGATCATCGTCATCTTCGCCGTAGTGCTCCTCATCGACGCTGCTTCGGTCTACCTCCGCTCGAGGCTCCTCTGA
- the phnE gene encoding phosphonate ABC transporter, permease protein PhnE has translation MATRERLAAVPPLPPHARRSLVTQYLIVAGILGLTILCLLTLNLPSWERVSRGLANNVVRVLQSFVNPHLETAPLAMSAMAETFFMAVIGTTIGAILAFPVSFLAAANLMGGTLPSAPGKTLLVAIRTFPEIVLAVIFVVAAGPGPTAGIMAMGIHSIGFLGKIFADVIESIDPGPSEAIRATGGTPLHVFFYSVVPQVLPEFASTALYRFEINLRAATVLGLVGAGGIGLPLIQRIQFRRWEQVSMILIVIVVVIIVVDAVSARIRRRLV, from the coding sequence ATGGCCACCCGGGAACGTCTCGCAGCTGTTCCGCCACTTCCCCCGCACGCCCGTCGCAGCCTCGTGACGCAGTACCTGATCGTGGCAGGGATACTTGGCCTCACCATCCTCTGCCTGCTTACCCTCAACCTGCCCAGCTGGGAACGGGTATCGCGCGGCCTGGCCAACAACGTAGTTCGCGTGCTCCAGAGCTTCGTCAACCCCCACCTCGAGACCGCTCCGCTGGCGATGAGCGCCATGGCAGAGACCTTCTTCATGGCCGTCATCGGCACTACCATCGGCGCGATCCTGGCCTTCCCGGTCTCCTTCCTGGCGGCCGCCAACCTCATGGGCGGCACCCTCCCCTCGGCGCCCGGCAAGACGCTGCTGGTGGCCATCCGCACCTTCCCCGAGATCGTCCTGGCCGTCATCTTCGTCGTAGCGGCCGGTCCCGGTCCCACCGCCGGGATCATGGCCATGGGGATCCATTCGATCGGCTTCCTGGGCAAGATCTTCGCCGACGTCATCGAGTCGATAGACCCGGGGCCCAGTGAAGCGATCAGGGCTACGGGCGGCACCCCGCTACACGTCTTCTTCTACTCGGTGGTGCCGCAGGTGCTGCCCGAGTTCGCCTCGACCGCGCTCTACCGCTTCGAGATCAATCTGCGCGCGGCTACCGTCCTCGGCCTGGTCGGGGCCGGCGGCATAGGATTGCCGCTCATCCAACGGATCCAGTTCCGTCGTTGGGAGCAGGTCTCGATGATACTGATCGTCATCGTCGTGGTGATCATAGTGGTCGACGCGGTGAGCGCCCGGATCCGCAGACGGCTCGTCTGA
- a CDS encoding type III pantothenate kinase → MLLAVDVGNTSTVMGLYDGQRLVAHWRVATNRARMADQYAVFLKSLLELEDLPPPARAVISSVAPPVERELSAALRRYWRVESALVTSSSLEGLLSVETDNPREVGADRLVNAVAALGHGADAYIIVDFGTATNFDLVVRPNRLLGVALAPGPLVAAEALFSRAAKLPRVELVAPPAAVGKNTVTALQSGLVFGYAEMVDGMVERIKLEIEPEFEEILVIATGGFADVVEGHCREVDLFEPMLTLQGLRKIADQLGL, encoded by the coding sequence ATGCTGCTCGCCGTCGACGTCGGCAACACCTCTACCGTGATGGGCCTGTACGACGGTCAGAGGCTGGTTGCTCACTGGCGGGTGGCCACCAATCGCGCGCGGATGGCCGACCAGTACGCGGTCTTCCTCAAGAGCCTGCTGGAGTTGGAGGATCTGCCGCCTCCCGCGCGGGCCGTCATCTCCTCGGTGGCGCCGCCGGTGGAACGGGAACTGAGTGCGGCGCTGAGGCGCTACTGGCGTGTGGAGAGCGCTCTCGTGACGAGCAGCAGCCTGGAAGGCCTGCTCAGCGTAGAGACCGACAACCCCAGGGAGGTCGGGGCCGACCGGTTGGTGAACGCCGTCGCTGCTCTCGGGCACGGCGCCGACGCCTATATCATCGTCGACTTCGGCACCGCCACGAACTTCGATCTGGTGGTCAGGCCGAACAGGCTCCTCGGCGTAGCGCTCGCACCCGGCCCGCTGGTGGCGGCAGAGGCACTCTTCTCGCGGGCCGCCAAACTGCCGCGGGTGGAGCTGGTGGCTCCGCCGGCGGCGGTGGGCAAGAACACGGTGACCGCGCTGCAGTCCGGCCTGGTCTTCGGCTACGCCGAGATGGTCGACGGCATGGTCGAGAGGATCAAGCTGGAGATCGAACCGGAGTTCGAAGAGATCCTCGTGATCGCGACCGGTGGCTTCGCCGACGTCGTCGAGGGCCACTGCCGCGAGGTCGACCTGTTCGAACCGATGCTCACCTTGCAGGGCTTACGCAAGATAGCGGATCAGCTGGGGTTGTAG
- the dcd gene encoding dCTP deaminase: MTIQSDRWIREQARKGMIEPFSDGLMREGVISYGVSSFGYDLRAAADWRIFVNAFNTVVDPKNFNTDSLVEAHGETCIIPPNSFVLTRSIEYLRIPEDVMVVALGKSSYARCGIVANVTPLEPGWEGHVTLELSNTTPLPAKVYANEGIVQLLFFKGERPETTYADRKGKYQGQRGVTLPRL; encoded by the coding sequence ATGACCATCCAGTCCGACCGGTGGATCCGCGAGCAGGCCAGGAAAGGCATGATCGAGCCGTTCAGCGATGGCCTGATGCGCGAGGGCGTCATCTCCTACGGCGTGTCGAGCTTCGGTTACGACCTGCGCGCCGCCGCCGATTGGCGCATCTTCGTGAACGCCTTCAATACCGTCGTCGACCCTAAGAACTTCAACACCGACTCGTTGGTCGAGGCCCACGGGGAGACGTGCATCATCCCGCCCAACTCGTTCGTCCTCACGCGATCTATCGAGTATCTGAGGATCCCCGAGGACGTAATGGTCGTCGCCCTCGGCAAGAGCTCGTATGCGCGATGCGGCATCGTAGCGAACGTGACTCCGCTGGAACCGGGCTGGGAGGGCCATGTGACGCTGGAACTGTCCAATACGACTCCGCTGCCGGCGAAAGTGTACGCCAACGAGGGCATCGTCCAGCTCCTCTTCTTCAAGGGTGAGCGGCCCGAGACGACCTACGCCGACCGGAAGGGCAAGTATCAGGGGCAGAGGGGCGTGACGCTGCCCAGGCTCTAG
- the phnC gene encoding phosphonate ABC transporter ATP-binding protein, producing MIEFHDVEVVYPNGLRALKGVNLQIPNGQFVVIVGLSGAGKSTLIRTVNNLVVPVSGEVRIDGRSVTQAKGAELRRLRSQIGMIFQTFNLVKRSTVIRNVLAGRLGDNNALLSLLGIFSKEDVALAHESLRRVGIPEKAFVRADALSGGQQQRVGIARALSQEPSIMLADEPVASLDPPTSHAVMQDLRRISREDGITTLVNLHFIDMAREYADRIVGMNAGEVVFDGTPEEATDEVFERIYGRAIDAEKDLRGAA from the coding sequence ATGATCGAATTCCACGACGTAGAAGTCGTTTACCCCAACGGGCTCAGGGCGCTCAAAGGGGTCAACCTGCAGATCCCCAACGGACAGTTCGTCGTAATCGTCGGCCTCTCCGGGGCCGGCAAGTCGACCCTGATCCGCACCGTCAACAACCTGGTGGTGCCGGTATCCGGCGAGGTACGGATCGACGGTCGCTCGGTGACCCAGGCGAAAGGTGCCGAACTGCGGCGGCTTCGCTCGCAGATAGGCATGATCTTCCAGACCTTCAACCTGGTCAAGCGAAGCACGGTGATCCGCAACGTCCTCGCCGGCCGGTTGGGCGACAACAACGCGCTCCTCAGCCTCCTAGGCATCTTCTCGAAGGAGGACGTCGCCCTGGCGCACGAGTCGTTGCGTAGGGTGGGGATCCCCGAGAAGGCGTTCGTGCGCGCGGACGCTCTCTCGGGTGGCCAGCAGCAGCGGGTCGGCATCGCGCGCGCCCTCTCCCAGGAACCGTCGATCATGCTCGCCGACGAGCCAGTCGCGTCGCTCGACCCGCCCACCTCGCACGCCGTCATGCAGGACCTCAGGCGGATCTCGCGCGAGGATGGGATCACCACCCTCGTCAACCTCCACTTCATCGACATGGCTCGCGAATACGCCGACAGGATCGTGGGCATGAACGCCGGCGAGGTGGTCTTCGACGGCACTCCCGAAGAGGCGACCGACGAAGTGTTCGAACGGATCTACGGACGCGCCATCGACGCCGAGAAGGACCTACGTGGCGCTGCCTGA
- a CDS encoding PHP domain-containing protein, producing MVTRKDIAAQLNETAKLLEVVGEDDRRARSLYVMARAFEAYQGDVGELYREGKFTSLRGVGASTEAELNALFEQGIMPSLARLREQVPEEVRELFAVSGLGAKRIGLLWRSRITGLEELLRAAEDGRLAALPGLGAKSAAKIADSARFALRARERMRLDEAHRLAEAIVSALQAELDSLERIEVAGEFRRGLETVGELELVIAGPEPAELARICGRLLDEVDEASPYSGRLMGRRISFTPAATESFGAMLALRTGSSEFVETLLVRAEQKGFSASDLETIEAPDEEAFLESLGLGGIAPELRESVSPTPVADLVELSGIRGAIHNHSTWSDGALSLREMVKTARGLGFSYLAMADHSRSSTVANGLSPERVLAQAREVEEIRRELESEGDAFELLHGIEVDILPDGTLDLPDELLARLDYTVASVHQNFGLSEAEQTARVVRAVRNPYVHILAHPTGRLLLRRPGYEIDLEAVIEACAASGTVIEINANPRRLDLDWRWVSRARELGCKFSIDPDAHSADGYDDIRYGVTVARKAGLTGAEVINTAPTGREFLSRLPRS from the coding sequence GTGGTCACACGCAAAGACATAGCCGCTCAGCTCAACGAGACCGCCAAACTGCTCGAAGTGGTAGGGGAAGACGACCGGCGCGCCCGTTCCCTCTACGTGATGGCCAGGGCGTTCGAGGCGTACCAGGGCGACGTGGGGGAGCTCTACCGCGAGGGGAAGTTCACCTCGCTGCGCGGGGTGGGCGCCAGCACCGAGGCGGAACTCAACGCTCTGTTCGAACAGGGGATCATGCCGAGCCTGGCCCGGCTGCGTGAACAGGTACCCGAAGAGGTAAGGGAGTTGTTCGCGGTTTCCGGTTTGGGGGCGAAGCGGATCGGCCTCCTCTGGCGCAGTCGGATCACCGGGTTGGAAGAGCTGCTGAGGGCGGCCGAAGATGGCCGTCTCGCGGCACTGCCCGGACTGGGCGCCAAGAGCGCCGCCAAGATCGCCGACAGCGCTCGCTTCGCTCTGCGTGCACGGGAACGCATGCGGCTGGACGAGGCGCACCGCCTCGCGGAGGCGATCGTGTCCGCTCTGCAGGCGGAGCTCGACTCCCTGGAACGGATCGAGGTAGCGGGCGAGTTCCGCCGCGGTCTCGAGACCGTCGGCGAACTGGAACTCGTGATCGCCGGTCCCGAGCCAGCCGAGCTGGCCCGGATCTGCGGCCGGTTGCTCGACGAGGTCGACGAAGCCTCACCCTACTCGGGCCGACTGATGGGCAGGCGCATCAGCTTCACTCCAGCCGCAACCGAGTCGTTCGGCGCGATGCTGGCCCTGCGGACCGGCAGCAGCGAGTTCGTGGAGACGCTGCTGGTCAGGGCGGAGCAGAAGGGATTCTCGGCGAGCGACCTCGAGACGATCGAAGCGCCGGACGAGGAGGCGTTCCTCGAGTCGTTGGGATTGGGAGGCATCGCCCCGGAGCTGCGCGAGAGCGTCTCCCCCACGCCGGTGGCAGACCTCGTCGAGCTCAGCGGTATCCGCGGTGCGATCCACAACCACTCGACCTGGTCCGATGGCGCCCTGTCGCTGAGGGAGATGGTGAAGACGGCGAGGGGTCTGGGCTTCTCCTACCTGGCGATGGCCGATCACTCCCGCAGCTCGACTGTAGCCAACGGCCTCAGCCCCGAACGCGTGCTCGCCCAGGCGCGAGAGGTCGAGGAGATCCGCCGGGAACTCGAGTCAGAGGGCGACGCTTTCGAGCTCCTTCACGGCATCGAAGTCGACATACTTCCCGACGGCACTCTCGACCTGCCGGATGAGCTCCTGGCCCGGCTCGACTACACGGTGGCCAGCGTTCATCAGAACTTCGGGCTCTCCGAAGCGGAGCAGACAGCGCGGGTGGTGCGGGCGGTTCGCAATCCGTACGTGCACATACTCGCTCACCCCACCGGCAGGCTGCTACTGCGCCGGCCGGGATACGAGATCGACCTCGAGGCCGTGATCGAGGCTTGCGCCGCGAGCGGCACGGTGATCGAGATCAACGCCAACCCCCGCCGGCTCGACCTCGATTGGCGCTGGGTGAGCCGGGCGCGGGAGCTGGGCTGCAAATTCTCCATCGATCCCGACGCCCATAGCGCCGACGGCTACGACGACATCCGTTACGGGGTGACCGTGGCGCGCAAGGCGGGGCTTACCGGAGCCGAGGTGATCAACACCGCCCCTACAGGCCGGGAGTTCCTATCGAGGCTGCCGAGGAGCTGA
- a CDS encoding HAMP domain-containing sensor histidine kinase: protein MKRSSPRGGSRGGLTRLPLRWRVAALAGITIALLAVLASLTAFWVVRRSLIGDLQESLREDVQNVAALYAQGGPGAAGASLAGPTGGVIVQLYDRQGALLAASTSEFESADAILPQPAVLIESGVRDWAGDLAGRQVRAAIAPFEFGSAVVIAETSFIARALGQLGRALFVTALALVLISALAAYLLAAAAIRPIRHLARQAARLGPERLEPIRYSGPADELGLLAGALNGLIGRLKESLDAQRQFLAETSHELRTPLTSLQGYLDRASRRASPEVARELADARRISYAMSRLIRDLLQLSRGELVQDLVPHLVDAYSDVLSPIAEEFPGVRVEGREGEAMLLGDPERLRQLIRNLTANAVRAAGSTAGVTLLLEPGAGVVELVVRDTGPGVPEEVRERIFEKFYKGQGGGTGLGLAIARQIAELHTGSIRVEGAPGRTEFRVRLPTADVPD, encoded by the coding sequence ATGAAGCGGTCATCGCCTAGAGGAGGCTCGCGTGGCGGCCTCACGAGACTGCCCCTGCGTTGGCGTGTCGCCGCGCTCGCGGGGATCACTATCGCGCTCCTGGCCGTCCTGGCCTCCCTGACGGCGTTCTGGGTCGTGCGACGCAGTCTCATCGGCGATCTCCAGGAGTCGCTGCGGGAGGACGTCCAGAACGTTGCCGCCCTCTACGCGCAGGGTGGACCGGGCGCAGCGGGCGCCTCGCTGGCCGGACCGACCGGCGGAGTCATCGTCCAGCTCTACGACCGGCAGGGCGCTCTTCTCGCTGCGTCGACCTCGGAGTTCGAGAGCGCCGATGCCATTCTGCCCCAGCCGGCGGTACTCATCGAGTCGGGGGTTCGCGACTGGGCCGGAGACCTGGCGGGCCGGCAGGTGCGAGCCGCGATAGCTCCGTTCGAGTTCGGCAGCGCCGTCGTCATCGCCGAGACCTCGTTCATCGCCCGAGCGCTGGGCCAACTGGGTCGCGCGCTCTTCGTCACCGCGCTGGCTCTGGTGCTGATCAGCGCTCTGGCCGCCTACCTCCTGGCCGCAGCTGCCATACGGCCGATCCGCCATCTGGCCCGGCAGGCGGCCAGGTTGGGTCCTGAGCGGCTCGAGCCCATCCGGTACTCGGGGCCGGCCGATGAACTCGGCCTCCTCGCCGGAGCGTTGAACGGGCTCATCGGTCGGCTCAAGGAGTCGCTAGATGCCCAGCGGCAGTTCCTGGCCGAAACGAGCCACGAACTCCGTACTCCACTCACCAGCCTCCAGGGGTACCTGGATCGAGCCTCCAGGAGGGCCTCTCCGGAAGTCGCCCGGGAACTGGCCGACGCACGCCGCATCTCCTACGCCATGTCGCGCCTCATCCGCGATCTCCTCCAGCTGTCACGCGGCGAACTGGTGCAAGATCTCGTGCCTCACCTGGTCGACGCCTACAGCGATGTGCTGAGCCCCATCGCGGAGGAGTTCCCGGGCGTGCGGGTGGAGGGGCGGGAGGGAGAGGCGATGCTGCTGGGCGACCCCGAGAGGTTGCGACAGTTGATCCGCAACCTCACGGCCAACGCAGTGCGAGCAGCGGGTTCGACCGCAGGAGTCACGCTCCTGCTCGAGCCGGGCGCCGGTGTAGTGGAACTGGTGGTCAGAGACACCGGTCCGGGAGTGCCGGAAGAAGTGCGGGAGAGGATCTTCGAGAAGTTCTACAAGGGCCAGGGGGGCGGCACCGGCCTGGGCCTGGCCATCGCGCGGCAGATCGCTGAACTCCATACCGGCTCGATCCGGGTGGAAGGCGCTCCCGGCAGGACCGAGTTCCGGGTCCGGCTGCCCACCGCGGACGTTCCCGACTGA
- a CDS encoding phosphate/phosphite/phosphonate ABC transporter substrate-binding protein, with translation MKLKLLLSAILAALLMVPAVASAQNEEFPDELVLGMVPSREAGVIVDSLEPLAQMLEERLLIPVDTFISTNYVGLVEAMGSGRVDIGLFGPAALVQAMDRHGAEVILASVRFGSTTYKSQFNIQCDSGIDSFEDLEGKTIAFVDPGSASGYQFPYVFLKNRYGIDPNTDMESIFAGSHDAAVLAVYLGDVDVAVSFNDAREELVDDYPDVMEKVCVLGYTQDIPNDGVVVRNELPDELKEQIQQALIDIAETEEGKALTQALFNVTAFAPIEPEVYDVVREVSSEFERD, from the coding sequence GTGAAGTTGAAACTGCTGTTGTCGGCGATCCTGGCGGCCCTGCTGATGGTACCCGCCGTAGCTTCGGCCCAGAACGAAGAGTTCCCCGACGAACTGGTGCTTGGGATGGTCCCCAGTCGCGAGGCCGGCGTCATCGTCGACTCGCTCGAGCCTCTCGCCCAGATGCTCGAAGAACGCCTCCTCATCCCCGTCGACACCTTCATCTCCACCAACTACGTAGGTCTGGTCGAGGCGATGGGCAGCGGACGGGTGGACATCGGCCTGTTCGGCCCGGCCGCGCTCGTGCAGGCGATGGACCGCCACGGCGCCGAGGTGATCCTCGCCTCAGTCCGCTTCGGTTCCACCACCTACAAGTCGCAGTTCAACATCCAGTGCGACAGCGGCATCGACTCGTTCGAGGATCTCGAGGGCAAGACGATCGCCTTCGTCGACCCCGGTTCCGCCTCGGGCTATCAGTTCCCCTACGTCTTCCTGAAGAACCGGTACGGCATCGATCCGAACACCGACATGGAGTCGATCTTCGCGGGCAGTCACGATGCCGCTGTGCTTGCCGTCTACCTCGGTGACGTCGACGTAGCCGTGAGCTTCAACGACGCGCGCGAGGAGCTCGTCGACGACTACCCTGACGTGATGGAGAAGGTCTGCGTCCTCGGGTACACGCAGGACATCCCCAACGACGGGGTGGTCGTTCGCAACGAACTGCCCGACGAACTCAAGGAGCAGATCCAGCAGGCTCTCATCGACATCGCCGAAACCGAAGAGGGCAAGGCGCTGACCCAGGCGCTGTTCAACGTCACCGCCTTCGCACCCATCGAGCCCGAGGTCTACGACGTAGTCCGTGAGGTCTCATCCGAGTTCGAACGCGACTGA